The Echinicola rosea genome has a segment encoding these proteins:
- a CDS encoding heavy metal translocating P-type ATPase yields MLKKKKVQLRDIKKKLSPEISTSEKKFKTYAPAILSFTLLISGISFDYFNVFPFFQGWIRVAWYSGAYIPVGLPVIKEGWESIIKGDFFTEFLLMSIATLGAFAIGEYPEGVAVMLFYAVGELFQNAAVRRAKGNIKALLDVRPNIAFVYRDNNFVEVNPETVQVGEKVQVRTGEKIPLDSTLLSEKASVNTAAITGESKPDTIHKGDKVFAGSINLEGVIELETTKKFNDSSISRILDMVQNATARKSKTELFIRKFARIYTPIVVFLAVCLTVLPYFFVESYIFKDWLYRALIFLVISCPCALVISIPLGYFGGLGAASRNGILFKGASFLDAMTKVNTVVMDKTGTVTKGVFKIKEIKPVAISENEMMAYLLALEGQSTHPIARAILEYDLKGQNHIASDVSEIAGKGLKGKVNNKIVLVGNKALMTAHGVAVPPDTDDIVESIVMIAIDNEFSGYVTIADQLKEDAVEAIREMHNAGIKKIIMLSGDKPSITEKVGLELGLEQAKGGLLPEDKLHEVEEMKKNASANIAFVGDGINDAPVLAVSDVGIAMGGLGSDVAIETADVIIQTDQPSKIAKAIKIGSSTRKVVWQNIALAFGVKLIVMILGAFGMASMWEAVFADVGVAFLAILNAIRIQKMNF; encoded by the coding sequence GTGTTAAAAAAGAAAAAAGTACAATTGCGAGATATAAAAAAGAAACTGTCACCTGAAATTTCAACAAGTGAAAAAAAGTTTAAAACTTATGCTCCGGCAATTTTAAGTTTTACATTGCTCATATCCGGTATCTCATTCGATTACTTTAATGTGTTCCCATTCTTCCAAGGTTGGATACGTGTTGCTTGGTACAGTGGGGCTTACATTCCGGTTGGGCTACCTGTGATCAAGGAAGGTTGGGAAAGCATAATCAAAGGTGATTTTTTTACCGAATTCTTACTGATGTCCATTGCAACACTAGGAGCATTTGCCATTGGTGAATACCCGGAAGGTGTAGCGGTCATGTTGTTTTATGCTGTCGGTGAACTCTTTCAAAATGCTGCAGTCAGGCGTGCCAAAGGCAATATAAAGGCCCTGCTTGATGTACGACCTAATATAGCGTTCGTATATCGTGATAACAATTTTGTAGAGGTTAATCCGGAAACCGTACAGGTCGGGGAAAAGGTTCAGGTGCGAACAGGAGAAAAAATTCCACTGGATAGTACGCTTTTATCTGAAAAGGCCAGCGTTAACACGGCAGCCATTACCGGGGAAAGCAAACCTGATACCATTCACAAAGGGGATAAGGTTTTTGCGGGAAGCATTAATTTGGAAGGCGTGATAGAACTGGAAACGACCAAAAAATTTAACGACAGTTCCATTTCCAGGATTTTAGATATGGTCCAAAATGCCACCGCAAGAAAATCCAAAACTGAGCTTTTTATCAGAAAGTTTGCTCGCATCTATACGCCCATTGTGGTATTTCTTGCCGTTTGTCTTACTGTACTGCCCTACTTTTTTGTAGAGAGCTACATATTCAAAGATTGGTTATACCGTGCGCTCATATTTCTGGTCATTTCTTGTCCTTGTGCCTTAGTAATCTCCATTCCACTGGGCTACTTCGGGGGCCTGGGTGCGGCATCAAGAAACGGTATCCTGTTCAAAGGGGCCTCATTTCTTGATGCAATGACCAAGGTAAATACGGTGGTCATGGATAAAACGGGTACGGTTACTAAAGGGGTGTTTAAGATCAAAGAAATCAAACCCGTGGCAATTTCCGAAAATGAAATGATGGCGTATCTGCTGGCGTTGGAGGGGCAATCCACCCATCCGATTGCCCGTGCTATTTTGGAGTATGATTTAAAAGGACAGAATCATATAGCCTCTGACGTTAGCGAAATAGCTGGAAAAGGATTAAAAGGTAAAGTCAATAATAAAATAGTTTTAGTCGGTAATAAAGCGTTAATGACAGCTCATGGTGTTGCTGTCCCACCTGATACTGATGATATCGTTGAATCCATCGTGATGATTGCCATCGACAATGAATTTTCTGGCTATGTCACTATTGCTGACCAACTGAAGGAAGATGCAGTAGAAGCCATTAGGGAAATGCATAATGCCGGCATTAAGAAAATCATTATGTTATCGGGCGACAAGCCCTCCATTACCGAAAAAGTGGGGCTTGAACTAGGATTGGAACAAGCCAAAGGCGGCTTGCTACCGGAAGACAAGCTGCATGAAGTAGAGGAGATGAAGAAAAACGCTTCAGCCAATATTGCATTTGTGGGTGACGGGATTAACGATGCACCCGTTTTGGCAGTAAGTGATGTAGGTATAGCGATGGGAGGGTTGGGAAGCGATGTTGCTATTGAAACCGCAGATGTGATTATCCAGACGGATCAACCATCAAAAATTGCAAAGGCCATAAAAATAGGTAGTTCTACACGGAAGGTAGTCTGGCAGAATATTGCATTGGCCTTTGGGGTGAAATTAATAGTAATGATCCTGGGGGCATTTGGTATGGCCTCCATGTGGGAAGCCGTATTCGCAGATGTAGGTGTGGCCTTTCTGGCAATTTTAAATGCCATAAGAATACAGAAAATGAATTTTTAA
- a CDS encoding Fur family transcriptional regulator: protein MSAIKELEANLVMHKIKPTAMRLLVLEYLLDREAAVGLTELYRAFEKSDRTTLYRTLKVFEENRMVHSIDDGTGVPKYALCEDGCKCEIERDLHLHFHCSVCDETVCLTNHKIPKINLPEGYIAENSDFVVTGICKKCSGKKVLSC, encoded by the coding sequence ATGAGCGCAATAAAAGAATTAGAAGCAAATCTTGTAATGCACAAGATAAAACCAACAGCCATGCGGCTGCTGGTGCTGGAGTATCTGCTGGATCGGGAGGCTGCGGTTGGCCTTACCGAATTATATAGAGCTTTTGAAAAGTCAGATAGAACTACACTTTATAGAACATTAAAAGTTTTTGAAGAAAATCGCATGGTACATAGTATTGATGATGGTACCGGTGTGCCCAAGTATGCTTTATGTGAAGATGGTTGTAAATGTGAAATAGAAAGAGACCTGCATCTGCATTTTCATTGTTCAGTATGTGATGAAACTGTCTGTTTAACCAATCATAAAATTCCGAAAATAAATTTACCTGAGGGCTATATAGCAGAGAATTCTGATTTCGTAGTTACCGGAATTTGCAAGAAATGTAGCGGAAAAAAAGTTTTGTCGTGTTAA